gttcattttatttttaatcattacttttattttgtagttttaatttattctttgttacgaatttttattcaacttataaattatcaatgtgatttttttatttcttaattttagtttaatatttttaaaaaatattctcctTTTTTTCTTGGGTGTCGCTCTTTGTTTCAAACCTATACAGTTACAAATTACAAGAATATACGGTAATTTACTATAGACTACggcaaattaccgtaatttgtggcatttttaccgtaaacgCAGCACAATATTTgactttacggtaaaatactgTAATTTTGCAGTAAATCCGCACGTTCACGATGAAATACTGCAATTTTCATGCACTTAAGGTAAAACACCGGACGGTTATAAAATTTCCCTGGATTGCCGCAAACTTGCGTAAAATACCGCAACACTGTAATTATTCCCAGTACCGTAAATTGCAGTAATTTGCGGTCTTTGTACCGTAACCGTGGTACAATACTTCATTTAATGGTAAGATACCGCAATTTTACTGCACTACTATGGTAAAATATTGCACTTCTACCGTAAAATATCCCAGGATTGCAGTTTGCAGTAAATTAGCATGTTTATGATGAAATATCCCTGTATTGCCACAAACTTGTGTAAAATACCGCAAACCGTAATTCTCCCTaacaccgtaaattacggtaatttgcgGCCTTTTTACCGTAAGCGTGATACAATACTCCATTTAACGATAAAATACCTCAATTTTACTGCACTACTATGGTAAAATATTGCACTTCTACTGTAAAATACCCCAGGATTGCAGCAAATTTGCGATGAAATACCGCAATTTACCGACTACTGTATAATAgaataatttaccgtaatttcaTACATTGACAGTACTGGTTtcttgagttaaaataatttgtttaaaactattaaaataacGACCCGTTTTAATATTAGGTTCAAAttgttccttaataaattctgTATATGCTAATATACAATTAGACTGATTTTGGTGTAATTAAAAAAgcgtataaatattattatgttaaaaaaatagtcggaaATGAAAAACCTTTCATAaactttcgcgcttgaggtgtgcaaaatctaaataaaaatttgtttacctCCTTAATTTTGTTCccctcaataaaattaatttggtcAATCTTCTTCTTCTCTTCCTCAATCAGACTATTCTCCAATTCTCTAATTGTAGTTTCCAATTTATCCTCAACAATTTTCATTCTCGAAATTGTTTCCgtacttatttttaaactttcaatAACTTTGCGAGTTTCTTCTTTCTGCTGAGATAATTCATCATCTATCgctttgtattttattttaaattccgaCAATTCCAAGTCTTTTTGTTCCAAAGATTCTTTGTATTCTTcttctatttaattataagatgatgaattacattaataattaatttaaaaagaaaacaatttaaaattttaattaaactaaagaaTAATCTTACCTTTACCTAAGATAGCTTGATTCAATTCATCAATTCTTtttgataaaagttttttgtcATCTCGTAATTTAACGATAACATCATTGTACATTCCTTCCAAAATTTTAGCATGATCTTTGCATCGACTCAGTGTGTCATTGATATAACTTACATGTTGAGTAAATGACTCTGATAATTCCAAAGCTGCTACGgatctaaataaaatcaaaataattaggATAAATGTACCATTTGTGATCACTGATCtgtttttggacatttaatacacagttaaaaattttgtgtttttgtgtatgaaaattcaatggttcaatattttgtatcaattattttacaccatcaagtgtaattttaactaaagTTGAATGTGTTGTCTGAtgtcaacaatttttaaaccggtattattgtttgacacaagtataatgtgttaaattaacacaacAAATTGAGTGGACCGTTTGGGACATGTGATTTGTGtcaaatttaacacaaatttttaaactgaactttattgtaattaatgaaaaagagtagaataaaatttctattttgaTAGTGGGGCAAAAGTATCTCtaaacatatttaaaaaattagttatgtTATTAGGTCTTTGatgaattgatttatttaaatttttcgtgtccaaaactggccctaagtgaccaaaaacggtacctctaccctaatatccttttcaaaattttttatacaatcttgCAAAAATACCAACTTTCCCactgatttttaataaatttaaatcagaatcaatcgaaaatttatcgtttttatataaattaatcagATCTTTTAACCAGggtaatttccaaaaaataattaaaatctaatGATATCTGATGTAAttgtttcaaattttggattcATATCGAGATCAAAAAATCTATTGAGATCTACTAGGATTTATTTAGATCTCTTTGAAtcgaaatttttctaatcttttttttaatgccccatttttttataaattgaaattttgaatttttatagtttgataatttgcttttttttttttttagctctgATCTTAATAAATCTACAACGATCcaattaatacaaaaattagaTCTAGGAAATCTTTGTTATAacaaatacgaattttttatttaatcttatAAGAATACCAAAtttccaattaatttttattaaatttcaatcaaaatcgattgaaaacttattgtttttatataaattaatcgtATCTTCTAAACAGGAtgatttccaaaaaataataaaaatctaatgATATCtgatgtaattttttcaaattttggattcATATCAATATCCAAAAATCTATTGAGATCTTCTAGAATTCATTTAGATctctttgaattaaaaatttccaaatcttattttaatgtctcctttgtttataaattgaaattttgaaattttatagtttgataatttgcttttttttagcTCTGATCTTAATACAACTACAAGTGTCcaattaatacaaaaattagaTTGAGGAAatctataatatattttttttttatataaatcactCATATCTTTTAAAGAGGAcaatttccaaaaatcaaTTCAAATCTAATGATAtctgattcaattttttaaattttcagattcATATCGATATCAAAAAATCTATTGAGATCTACTCTGATTCATTTAGAATTCtttgaattacaaaattttcaaaacttcttTTAATgtcccgattttttaaaaccaaaatttaaatttttacagtcCGATAATTtgccttttaattttttcaacttcgatctaaataaatttacataaatctataaaatctatttctttttttccggtatcttttgtttttttgtctagtataatttaaaaaaaaaactaatgatcaataataaatatcgaattttttcGTCATAATCGACCTCGATCTCCCTAAAATATCAACTAATTAATTCTATCgctaaagataaaaataattaacgattagatatattatttatataggttataaattaatgagtgtgaatgcagcagacatcagtcaaatttaaaattataaataagtagagtaaataattaataaaataaaatttttaaaaaatgcgcattttaaaaattttaaaattaataagtgcattttttataaacattattttttaaattatttactctatttatttatacttttaaatttgtctgatgtctgctacattcacactcatataaattaataaattacttttcctTCAAACATTGATTTTCCGCAGTTTCTTTTTGTAGAGCGATACTCAATTCCGTAACATGATTTTCAGaggacaataattttttttgaatcgagTGAACGACTTTGGTAGCATGTATGTATTTTTCTTCTGCTTCTTTTATTACAACATTGATGTCTTGaccctgaaaaaaaaaagtaatgttACCGGATGGCGACTTATCGTAAATATTTGTCAAGATAACGGAAGATTGTCAGTTATGAAATCCTACCTCATAAGCTTGTGAGTTTTTGGCACTCGACGAGGTCGATTTCCAAATAGCTGTTATTTTTTCTACTAACTGACTATTTAGCATTGCAAAATTTAAAGAACCTGATTCTCGAGATGTTGTACGACGTATTTTATTATCCGGAGCTTCTTTAGTCATCTCTGAAGATCCTTTACGTTTATTTGCTTCCTGatccatttttatttattgcgtAAGTATACGGATTTTATggcttaataattttattatgatttatttaaatagaattctataaaaaatttatttatttatttaaagaagaGATCGTAGAGAGCTAGAGATTTAATTTCCAAGTGATTGCCTCAGCTTCTTTGTCAAGAATGAATGCAGTGATGCCGTTGTTTTTGCTAACTACTGGAGCATTCAAATCTGaccaattgaaaattttttatagttcaCGTGATCGTATACTTTGTTCTTATTGGCTGTTGCAAAAAAAGGGTCAAGTTCTTGaagaatcaaaatattttagatgagcataaataatttttttatttgttcgataataaatataatcacagtgaaataaattttctttttttattaaaacatggaattttaaattatgcaaattaaaaatttgaggtaaaactttttattttaaagctgtcaaaatttttttttaaataacacagtgtaaaaaatttgcggattAAACCCGGAGTGAATATGGAGCGGATGacatgattctgaagttagcagacaattaacaaattttgaattttttttttcgacaatttaatttaaaaaaaaagaaaaccaaaaaaatgcacactaagaaaattttaaaaactatcggtgcaattttttcaaatacttttttttttataatttatcgttttaaaaaaaattcaaaaattattagacgtcggctaacttcagtctCATGCGGATGACTGTATATTtattacgatcctgaagttaacagacaattaaaaatttttggatttttttttgaaaaattaaatttgaagaaaaaaaaactaaaaatatgcacatgtagaaaatttaaaagactacaagtgcaatttctttaaatatttttttttttcataatttatcgttttttaaaaaatccaaaaattagtagacgttggctaatttcagtatcatatatttatttaatgtcttTGGAgttaaattcactccgaaggaacgtttattataattttcaaaatccattTTGAAGTGGAATTGACTGCTaaagggaatttattttactattaaaattcTGAATCGCAGTGagtgcggatttaaataaaattcagaccACTCTAAAATAACTCCGCTGGAAAGACAAACTccttatttattcgttatacggagtcattttttttaaactcctgAACCGAGTGACGGAATGAATGCAAATTGGGTGACtgggtatttatttaatgctctcggagtaaaatttactcccaAGGAAAGTTTATTATTCTGtccggagtaaaatttactccgaagggagtttattataattttgaaactccGATTCGAAGTGAAATCAACTCCTGaagaaagtttattttaattctaaaactccgaatcgaaGTGAatgcgaatttaaataaaattcaaatcagtCCGGAATCATTCATTTAAAAACCAAACTCCATATTTATGcctatgcggagtgatttttttgtaaactccggaactccgagtgattGTGtggattcaaatttaaataaaatctgtaatcACTTTGAATTCACTCCCGCTTTCTTACAGTGcaataatttatgggaataaaATTCCAAGTAttcgtaaaattttaaattattttgaaattttttaattattctttagaTTTCGTGTTATTCGATTCGAATACAGATTTAGCTTAAActcaaaatacaaaatttttatttcactggtaataaattacaataaatttttacaacaataaaacttttgaattaaaattaaccaACTACTTCATTACTTTAATTGAACTAGTTCATTTACTTTAATTCAATCctagtaaaaataaacaagaCTTCGAATACGTGTCATAAAATTACAGttattttttgtcaacaaattctataaaatttttcaaatttctaaaagtatttttacttataaaaaaattattttcaagtcCTCAAAGTTCATAATCATCAGGATTCCTCGAAGCAGCTCCCAGTTTATCTACAccctaatttttaattcagcgattcaaaatttttcattccaAGTCTTCGTGAATTTCCAGCAAAAAACGTTTGaatttccaataatttaatccataaaaaaaaattcgcacATATAAAAGcaaatcaatgaaaatttgatgTCGGCAGTGCGCTGCCGAGGTCAGGTCATTCacagattttaaaaatcaatatcatctttaaaatttctcataattataaaagaaaaattcaaataattaaactttactATCTACAAAACTTTCTATTATCATCTATatctatttaataattactttgtatatctatatattttttttacaaacaattatgataaaaagtgtataataaattataataaatgtattatgtacagataattaattttatatcctCTAGTAATAGGTCATGatcgaataaataaatcatgatAGTTGATAGGTAATTGTAATAGATTCGTAATATTATATCTCATAAATCAATGGCGATGCTGTAGCGCATGTGAGATATTCGCCCGGGATAATTTTCCTCCTTTCCTTCTTCATTTTCCTCCTTATTTTCTCTTTACTTTTATTCTTCATCAATTGTAAATCACATGACCCCTGTGTTGTTTTTATCGTAtacgtataaatatatatatacataacacacacatatataaattatatcacGCATGCGGTTTAAAATTCTTGCGCatgtgtatttaattatttattgttaatttttaaaattcccgctataagttttttataaaattttaaatgcgcatGCGTATGATTTGAATTGCGCAGGCCCAGATATTATGGGTATTCCCCTTTCAAAAGAATACGAGTACGCTGGATCAAGAGCTCCAGGTACACACGCTAACGCGCAGTGATGAACTGATGTTCCTTGATGGCGGTTCTATTCTTAGTGCGTTGACCTGAGCAACTGgtacactaaaaaaataaatatattcgtTAAATAgcgcaattaaaaattttattgtaactgAAAAAATATCACATCGGCAAAAATGAAAGACCAGCCCGAAACTGGAGGCCAAAAAAAATCTACGAAGCTCAGGAATCTCACGCAGAAAACAGAAGCCTTTGATTTACTTCATCCCAAAGGGATGGTGgtatgttataattattttacttttgttacttgtttatttaacaattatttaactttttattagaAAACATTATGCTCGGGGCAAGTGTGTCTAGGAAGTGTAATGAGTCTTCCGTTTCATGGAACCGAACCAAGGAAGAAAGAAGAACTTTTAATTCATGCTAAAGACTTTTTAGAACAGTACTTTGCATCCATAAGAAGGTAAAgttataatttgtttttaaatttaattttagtttatgGTTTTATTGCACAACTCAATTGCGAAGCAATGAGATGTTCTGCTAACGCTTACGCGGTCCCAGTAAATTCACTCAcgtaaaaatgatatttacaCATTAGAATATGATCAACTAGAAAAAAACTCGTactattttaaagaaaatttaaaacgaaCTCGATTTTaagtcacttttttttaaaataatgatggaaaaaaaatttttgatgtccGTCAGTATGTACGGATGTTGGTAAAcacaataacttaaaaaatacacaaccgatcgatctattttttattacactttaaTTCTTAAATAGAAGAAATCTTGTAAAAATCACTATgccaatttttttgatttaattgtaattaatgaaaaattaaaactggcgattcatgaaaaaatttagctgccattttttttataattattaatatttcaatacttttttgcaTATACACAGAAACAAATTTTCGGAGAGAACACAGATTAAATCTAGAGTGAATGCGAAGCggatgactatttatttaatccccttgaggtgaaatttactccggggaatttattttaattttaaatcggagtgaatgcggattgaaataaagttcaggtcactccgaaatcactccgctgaaaagaCAAACTCTCTATTTACTGCgtatgcagagtgattttttttttactccggaACTCTGGGTAACGGAGTCAATTCGCAGTGAATGAAGGGTAGATGattgtgtatttatttaatgcctgtggagtaaaatttactccaaaggggagtttattataattttcaaactcTGGTTCGAAGTGGTATCAACTCCCaaaggagtttattttaatactgacTCGGAATTaaagtgaatgcggatttaaggAAGTCTACGGTTTCCGAGGCGCGACCGAATGATCACAAATTCTTGTAGAACTCGacgaaataaaactttttttcaaatatctataacttcttcaaaaatGGACTAATTCAGAcgtgtttttttcaaaattttcgtcttCAAAGGAACTTTctggaaaaaaatacaaaaaaattgaagatgttaaaatctatgaaacgtttcatttttttgaaaaaatcgcatGTTTCTCGAAActcatttttctcaaaaactaagcgagatatcgaaatttttattctttaagaAAGTCTTATTTCGTCAAGTTCTACAAGAATTCACGGTCATTTAGCGGCGCCACGGAAACCGTAGAATCCcccgaatttaaataaaatccgtaatcactctgGATTctctcgattttttttctgtaaggCGCGTAATCTATTGATCACTTTTTGAATGAGCAAGTGAATTTAGTACGTTTggattataaaacttttttgattactaattttgaatttttgaattagatCTAACAGCGAGGCTTATCGTTCACGACTAGAAAGTGTCCAAAGAGAAATATTATCAACTGGAACTTATCAATTAAGTGAAACAGAGCTTGTTTTTGGTGCTAAACTAGCTTGGAGAAATGCTGCgcgatgtattggtcgtattCAGTGGTCCAAATTACAAGTTTTTGATTGCCGTTATGTTACAACGACTAGTGGAATGTTTGAAGCAATATGTAATCATATTAAATATGGAACTAACAAAGGAAATAtaaggttttatttaattaccatTCAGAAAAAAACGACTCAcagataatttatcaattatttttattattattataattatttatttcacagATCAGCAATAACTGTTTTTCCTCAACGAACAGACGGTAAACATGACTACAGAGTTTGGAATTCGCAATTAATCAGCTATGCgggttataaaaataaagatgggACTATTCTTGGTGATCCAGCCAATGCAGAATTTACTGACGTAAGACTTTCATTTATGGGGGATCGCCGCTGGGACGGCAAAAAATAAGCAATTTTTTGGCTGAGATAATTAAGGAATATGGGGATcgcagtttttttattttttaagtgtatagtcaatatagtttttataaatttctattaaaaattattcaattttaacgAAGTTATCAGCGTTGCTGTAGAgccgtaaaaaaattcccctTTCACGGTTGCATCGATTTCTCAAAATCgaatatcttaaaaaaaaaaaaattcattataatcTGCATGAATGTAATTATCTTCGCAGccggtttttaaaattttgattttttacaacatggcgaccgattgaaaattttttcattttttctctcttttttttgtactcaAACAGtctgaagaaataaaaaaaatcggctaCGCTTAATCTTAGTTATTGCAAAGACGAATAAAGcaaaagaaattgaaaatcgATTGATAATTTCTCGAGTTATCGATgcgagtttgaaaaaaatcgttttgagaaaaacgcgGTTAGTTTTTAGTCTATTTTTCTTACTATAAAATCGTGTATCATAACAAATATTGATACTTACATCAAACTATCGAATCCTGGACCGTATGATGATTCTTAATCTCCAGTGATgtacttgaatttttaaattttttcattcaccCTTTCCCAGTGAATACTGTCAATACTCTCACTGAAATAACTGTAACTCAGTcgattattgtaattttgacttccgaaaaatatttttttttattcatcgcAGTGACTATCCCTCGTTAAtctccattatttttttataaaacatattaataactttttaaataaaaaaatgtccaAAACAAACTAAAAATTGTCTTTGTTTAGCTCTGTTTCAAACTCGGCTGGCGCGGACCACGGTCAGGAATTCGTACCCGCTTTGATATTCTACCATTGGTACTTTCAGCAAATGGACATGATCCAGATTATTTTGATATTCCATCGGAGCTTGTTCTGGAAATCCCAATCAGACATCCgacgtaaataaaaatgataaattaaaaattacgagtcattagtaataatttttttcttatttatcaaaaatagaTATGAGTGGTTTGAagaattacaattaaaatggTATGCTCTGCCTGCTGTTTCATCAATGGTATTTGATTGTGGCGGTCTAGAATTTACCGCCGCACCATTTAACGGCTGGTACATGAGCACCGAAATTGGAGCACGGGACCTTTGTGACACAACTCGTTATAATCTTCTTGAAGTATTTGtcatcatatttatattatttataaatttaatttgtccgtatgattgtttttaaaaaaatttaattataatcttcacaatttttaaattctttagaCAATCGCAGTACATATGGGATTAGATACAAGGACTCCAATCACTCTTTGGAAAGATAAAGCGATGATTGAGGCCAATGTGGCAGTAATCTACAGTTTCCAGGTAAATTCCATCacgtataattaattaccctcattattattatcaccagtttcgtaaatatttatgttgttttttaagataaattatacacggtaaaaaatattgtgtatctgaGGAAAAAATGgtctgttaaattttttgtgttgattattttgtgttaaataaaCACATTTCACTGTactacttaaaaattttaaatcgatctACTATTTAACACTTTAAAAGCGTTGCTTGgtacaaaaattgtaattatcaacatttattaagagttactttaaaattaacacaaaatttatgttaaaaagcCAATCGATAGTCGCGGaagaattattagaaaattgaaagtaaaatggacattttataaatgtcaatttaacttaaaaattttaattattaatatattaaatttaccatTTACTAAAACCcggaatttttatcataccaataaaaaatatttagttacaatttcgaattatttaatgtaatgttagaattattttttcgccaaataaaaatgtgattttgtttttttaaaagaaattaattgatttactaTTTGCAACTGGTATTAAATATCacctgatttttttaaaaccttaactctaataaaaaaattatttaccatcaaaaaatagttgattgttaaataataattgtcgtCACTGTTGATAATCTCttcataatatattaattatatttactgaATATCCAtagtacaataataaaatgtaaaagttaacattttttttgtcgccactgacatttaaaaagtatttaattaacttcttGTATTACCCGAACTTTGTCTTgagattttaacacaaatttcgtGTTTAAATTCCCCACAAATATGTgtccgtttttaacacacgtgttcattttaacaataatttttactgcGTATCATAAATATTCGAATTTACTGTTTACAGGTAAAAAATGTAACGATAGTAGACCATCACACTGCATCAGAATCATTTATGAAACATTACGAAAATGAAATGCGACTTAGAAAAGGCTGTCCAGCTGATTGGCTGTGGATTGTGCCACCACTGTCTGGTTCTATCACACCAGTATTTCATCAAGAAATGGCTCTATATCATTTAAAACCTTCATATGACGCACAAGATCCTGCTTGGAAAACTCATGTGTGGAAAAAGGGACGTGATAAAAAAGCGACATCTAAAAAACCGCGTCGTAAATTTCATTTCAAACAAATCGCTaggtattgttattattttttttactgatatcataattaattgattaattaattaatgaacaataatttttatctaaaataaattaattttatcagagcTGTGAAGTTTACGTCAAAACTTTTTGGACGTGCTTTATCACGACGTATCAAAGCGACAGTTCTCTTCGCAACTGAGACAGGCACATCACAAATGTATGCTGAAAAACTTGGGGAATTGTTGGGGCATGCATTTCATTCACAAGTTCTTAGTATGGCTGAATATGATATCAGTAATATTGAACACGAAGCATTACTTCTTGTTATTACATCGACATTTGGTAATGGAGATCCACCGGAAAACGGTGAAGCTTTTGCGCAAAATTTATATGCCATGAAAATGAATGaaacttataataataataatgaatcaaaaataacgtaaattaattttctatgaTTACTAAATTTTCTGGGCCGataaatttgatctgattttactCTGACTTGACTGTATTTGGATTAATTggtctatttttaaaattttatgaaaattttaagctgtttttgatctaaagAGGATCAAAAACAGgctaaaaaatctgaaaaacagttgaccctgcggaccAACTCAAAACTTCcagctgtttttgagctcagaGAGTTAAGTACTTGctaatttttgagctcgaaaagctCAAAAAACCGTTGGATCAAAAGAACATTCatttcgctgaaaaaaaataatttttgtcgtaCGATATCTTTGTAATTAATCAACCGACTCGATTgtacttggtggcaatcgaaagggttCATTAAGACTTAGGactgaataaattttgaggCAAATCGGGCAACTGGTTTATGAGTTATACgaaaaaaacctcaaaaaacaaaaatttgaatttgaatctgtgatttaaaacaaatcaaatttttcgacccgggttaatattaatttattttattatgcattttattaatataattatgtgATTTTCTTTGTATAGATTAGCGACTTCAAAGTCATTTATAAAAGCTAATAGTCAAACTGAAGTAGGTagtgtcaaaaaattagatagaTTAGATTCTCTTCGTGGCTCTACTACAGAATCACAAAATGAAGATACTTTTGGACCTCTCAGCAATGTCAGGTACactgttcaaaatttttatttgctttatcaattacttccttagtggaaatttttcgtaattttctctgaataacACACCCATAAAAAAACGAAGAATCGGCCCATTACTGGGTTGtgaatggctgccaattttcaAGCATCGGCCGAATATCGGCTAAATATTGGATGATAACGGTATGCCAAGCATTGACCAGTTGTGGCAATCAATCATCggccaaagcttggtatcaagagcactcgattaaaccgttggccaac
This sequence is a window from Microplitis mediator isolate UGA2020A chromosome 3, iyMicMedi2.1, whole genome shotgun sequence. Protein-coding genes within it:
- the LOC130665127 gene encoding nitric oxide synthase, salivary gland produces the protein MKDQPETGGQKKSTKLRNLTQKTEAFDLLHPKGMVKTLCSGQVCLGSVMSLPFHGTEPRKKEELLIHAKDFLEQYFASIRRSNSEAYRSRLESVQREILSTGTYQLSETELVFGAKLAWRNAARCIGRIQWSKLQVFDCRYVTTTSGMFEAICNHIKYGTNKGNIRSAITVFPQRTDGKHDYRVWNSQLISYAGYKNKDGTILGDPANAEFTDLCFKLGWRGPRSGIRTRFDILPLVLSANGHDPDYFDIPSELVLEIPIRHPTYEWFEELQLKWYALPAVSSMVFDCGGLEFTAAPFNGWYMSTEIGARDLCDTTRYNLLETIAVHMGLDTRTPITLWKDKAMIEANVAVIYSFQVKNVTIVDHHTASESFMKHYENEMRLRKGCPADWLWIVPPLSGSITPVFHQEMALYHLKPSYDAQDPAWKTHVWKKGRDKKATSKKPRRKFHFKQIARAVKFTSKLFGRALSRRIKATVLFATETGTSQMYAEKLGELLGHAFHSQVLSMAEYDISNIEHEALLLVITSTFGNGDPPENGEAFAQNLYAMKMNETYNNNNESKITLATSKSFIKANSQTEVGSVKKLDRLDSLRGSTTESQNEDTFGPLSNVRFAVFALGSSAYPNFCAFGRYVDNLLGELGGERLHKLSQGDEMCGQEQAFRKWAADTFAVACETFCLDDDDTLLEVALSLGSEALSRSTVRFIEADPQPIAKSLSKCHNRNVTTCNMLRKTNLSGNDSGATTLLLELDDLASMEIAYKPGDHLGVFACNKSELVEGILARIEPTIDFDTPMELQTQKQSHTPNGVVKTWIPHERFSPNSLRMLLTRFLDITTPPTPNLLRYFASIAENPKEKAQLNLLATDSAAYEDWKHWKYPNLFEVLEEFPSVKPYAPLFVLHLTPLQPRFYSISSSPLVHKGQIHLTVAIVQYKSQGGTGPIHYGVCSNYLNEINDGEPLYVFVRSAPNFYMPPDVSSPMILVGPGTGIAPFRGFWHHRYAQMQLEPQQEFGKIWLFFGCRQKNINLYCDEKREMLEAGVLDKVFLALSREQEIKKTYVQDLIQAEALLIFNMLVHENGHFYVCGDCTMAEDVYQTLKQIIQTNGQMSDKEVEAYMLSLRDQNRYHEDIFGITFRTAEVHNRSRETARIRLATEPASN